Proteins encoded by one window of Anoplopoma fimbria isolate UVic2021 breed Golden Eagle Sablefish chromosome 23, Afim_UVic_2022, whole genome shotgun sequence:
- the tmem229a gene encoding LOW QUALITY PROTEIN: transmembrane protein 229A (The sequence of the model RefSeq protein was modified relative to this genomic sequence to represent the inferred CDS: deleted 2 bases in 1 codon), translated as MASRWRDGPRSHPGNPAGGLNTAQMPRQQEASGDTGDAVESPRELPRWMRLYFYGMHGVTLDVLLSSVHGALNHPDPKLVGFSSPYLCMMHSLTHFALEQIYSQKRCFRGRPVVFHLVFYPSVYIGLQILIGNIHTLTEQVRVVSCTQLAVHYMLALYFALVFHRGLSRLQYQPSCPPASAPTRGPVHGLPGPVRFLFFGMQGLLDEVIFTAVFNLVEKSDRTLSGHTSLWSFLMYGSCSFVVEKLYLHLHFSRGWGVWRRLPIYICFIYTWELCWGLVLRQFGACSWDYSHYPHNFMGLITLLYLPGWVCLSLYQDVLSNVLLRIKCTKDVNGLSGENGEVNGQVESKEKGI; from the exons ATGGCCAGTCGGTGGCGAGACGGTCCTCGCAGCCATCCGGGAAACCCCGCCGGTGGCCTGAACACGGCGCAAATGCCCCGCCAGCAAGAAGCGTCCGGAGACACCGGGGACGCGGTGGAGTCGCCGCGGGAGCTGCCGCGATGGATGCGGCTGTACTTCTACGGGATGCACGGCGTGACTCTGGACGTCCTGCTCTCGTCCGTGCACGGGGCTTTAAATCACCCCGACCCCAAACTGGTGGGGTTCTCCTCCCCGTATCTGTGCATGATGCATTCACTGACCCACTTTGCGCTGGAGCAGATTTACTCACAGAAGAGGTGTTTCCGAGGTCGGCCTGTGGTGTTTCATCTGGTTTTCTACCCGTCTGTCTACATCGGTCTGCAGATCCTGATCGGGAACATTCACACGTTGACGGAGCAGGTGCGGGTGGTGTCGTGCACGCAGTTGGCGGTGCACTACATGCTGGCTCTCTATTTTGCCCTGGTGTTTCACAGAGGGCTGTCGAGGCTGCAGTATCAGCCCTCCTGCCCCCCGGCC AGCGCTCCTACCCGGGGCCCCGTGCACGGTCTCCCCGGCCCGGTGCGCTTCTTGTTCTTCGGGATGCAGGGCCTCCTGGACGAGGTGATCTTCACCGCCGTCTTCAACCTGGTGGAGAAGAGTGACCGGACCCTGAGCGGCCACACGTCCCTGTGGTCCTTCCTGATGTACGGGAGCTGCAGCTTCGTGGTGGAGAAGCTCTACCTCCACCTGCACTTCAGCAGAGGCTGGGGGGTGTGGAGGCGGCTCCCCATCTACATCTGCTTCATCTACACCTGGGAGCTCTGCTGGGGTCTGGTGCTGAGGCAGTTTGGCGCCTGCTCCTGGGACTACTCTCATTATCCGCACAACTTCATGGGACTCATCACCCTCCTCTACCTGCCCGGCTGGGTCTGCCTCAGCCTGTACCAGGACGTGCTGTCTAATGTCCTGCTGAGAATCAAGTGCACCAAAGATGTTAATGGGTTGAGTGGGGAGAATGGGGAGGTCAATGGACAGGTGGAGTCAAAGGAAAAAGGAATTTAg